Proteins co-encoded in one Oncorhynchus kisutch isolate 150728-3 linkage group LG1, Okis_V2, whole genome shotgun sequence genomic window:
- the hemk1 gene encoding MTRF1L release factor glutamine methyltransferase: protein MWIRLRRPLKKVYNCFKPLKYGFIGHKWLCTSPCVAECVPALPTASRLTVEQAVKLWTGHFQQRGVSEPHLSSQYIIAHLLGAKTLEGIGQDRLAEFLTQEQTEQTWELCSRRLTRMPVQYVIEEWDFRDLTLKMRPPVFIPRPETEELVGLVLTDLQMKQGTGLSEETSFRCLEVGCGSGAISLSLLKSLPQLRAIALDKNKDAVDLTRENSHSLGFQDRLEVHHMDVMRDADIIVSMCSPVSVLVSNPPYLFSEDMISLEPEILRFEDHAALDGGKDGMQVMRHILTLAPKLLSNHGRVYLEVDPRHPQLIQQWVEESVEELDYLHTHRDITDRPRFCILQKKECNTDQDQH, encoded by the exons ATGTGGATACGATTACGAAGACCGTTGAAGAAGGTTTATAACTGCTTTAAACCACTTAAATACGGATTTATTGGACACAAG tGGTTGTGCACGTCTCCGTGTGTGGCTGAATGCGTCCCAGCCTTACCTACAGCTAGCAGGCTCACGGTGGAGCAAGCTGTCAAGTTATGGACAGGCCATTTCCAGCAAAGAGGTGTCTCAGAGCCACATCTCTCCAGCCAGTACATCATTGCACATTTGCTTGGTGCTAAAACA TTAGAGGGCATTGGACAGGACAGGCTGGCTGAATTCCTGACACAAGAACAGACAGAGCAGACATGGGAGCTCTGTTCCAGACGTCTCACCAG AATGCCAGTGCAGTATGTGATTGAAGAGTGGGACTTCAGAGATCTGACACTGAAGATGAGACCTCCCGTGTTTATCCCCCGCCCTGAAACTGAG gaGCTGGTTGGCCTAGTGCTTACAGATCTCCAGATGAAGCAGGGGACTGGATTAAGTGAGGAGACCAGCTTCAGGTGCCTGGAAGTGGGTTGTGGCTCTGGTGCTATCTCCCTCAGTTTACTTAAGAGCCTCCCACAG ctcagagCGATTGCTTTAGATAAAAACAAGGATGCTGTGGATCTGACAAGAGAGAACTCGCACAG TTTGGGGTTCCAGGACCGACTTGAGGTTCACCATATGGATGTGATGAGAG ATGCAGACATAATTGTGAGCATGTGCAGTCCAGTCTCCGTTTTGGTCAGCAACCCTCCGTACCTGTTCTCAGAGGATATGATATCACTTGAACCTGAAATCCTCAG GTTTGAGGACCATGCTGCTCTGGATGGGGGGAAAGATGGCATGCAGGTGATGAGACACATTCTGACTCTGGCTCCAAAGCTCTTATCCAACCATGG TCGTGTATACTTGGAAGTAGACCCACGTCATCCACAGCTCATCCAGCAGTGGGTAGAGGAAAGTGTTGAAGAGTTAGACTACTTGCACACGCATCGTGACATCACTGACAG GCCTCGTTTCTGCATCCTTCAAAAAAAGGAGTGCAACACAGATCAGGACCAGCATTGA
- the cisha gene encoding cytokine-inducible SH2-containing protein isoform X2: protein MILCVQGPRPLLSGSPTEGPVGMRTGSISSPHCLHSTPPQWDPTNDLRTIAKNFFYLDTSGWYWGAITAGQAHAALQAASEGAFLIRDSSHPLYMLTLSVRTARGPTSIRIQYSGARFLLDSSSPARPSLLSFPDVPSMVQYYVGPTRKVQKGKVEETHGVQPAQRTVQESTVVLKLKRALHKPQAFPSLQHLTRLTINRSTGCPDQLPLPRPLVRYLQDYPFHV, encoded by the exons ATGATTCTTTGTGTTCAAGG CCCCAGACCACTGCTGTCTGGCAGCCCCACAGAGGGCCCTGTGGGCATGCGGACAGGGAGCATCTCCTCACCTCACTGCCTTCACAGCACCCCTCCACAGTGGGACCCCACGAATGACCTGCGCACCATCGCCAAAAACTTCTTCTACCTTGATACCTCAG GCTGGTACTGGGGAGCCATCACAGCAGGTCAGGCCCATGCAGCTCTCCAGGCAGCGTCAGAGGGGGCCTTTCTGATTCGAGACAGCAGCCATCCCCTGTACATGCTGACCCTGTCTGTTAGGACTGCCCGTGGCCCCACCAGTATACGCATCCAGTACAGTGGAGCCCGGTTTCTGCTAGACTCCAGCTCGCCAGCCCGACCCAGCCTTTTGTCCTTTCCTGACGTGCCTAGCATGGTGCAGTACTATGTAGGACCAACAAGGAAGGTGCAGAAGGGCAAGGTGGAGGAGACTCATGGTGTACAGCCCGCCCAGAGGACAGTTCAGGAGAGCACAGTAGTGCTGAAGCTCAAGCGGGCCCTGCACAAGCCCCAGGCCTTCCCCTCCCTCCAGCACCTCACACGCCTCACCATCAACCGCAGCACAGGCTGTCCGGACCAGCTGCCACTGCCACGCCCACTGGTGCGCTACCTGCAGGACTACCCCTTCCATGTATGA
- the cisha gene encoding cytokine-inducible SH2-containing protein isoform X3 — protein sequence MRTGSISSPHCLHSTPPQWDPTNDLRTIAKNFFYLDTSGWYWGAITAGQAHAALQAASEGAFLIRDSSHPLYMLTLSVRTARGPTSIRIQYSGARFLLDSSSPARPSLLSFPDVPSMVQYYVGPTRKVQKGKVEETHGVQPAQRTVQESTVVLKLKRALHKPQAFPSLQHLTRLTINRSTGCPDQLPLPRPLVRYLQDYPFHV from the exons ATGCGGACAGGGAGCATCTCCTCACCTCACTGCCTTCACAGCACCCCTCCACAGTGGGACCCCACGAATGACCTGCGCACCATCGCCAAAAACTTCTTCTACCTTGATACCTCAG GCTGGTACTGGGGAGCCATCACAGCAGGTCAGGCCCATGCAGCTCTCCAGGCAGCGTCAGAGGGGGCCTTTCTGATTCGAGACAGCAGCCATCCCCTGTACATGCTGACCCTGTCTGTTAGGACTGCCCGTGGCCCCACCAGTATACGCATCCAGTACAGTGGAGCCCGGTTTCTGCTAGACTCCAGCTCGCCAGCCCGACCCAGCCTTTTGTCCTTTCCTGACGTGCCTAGCATGGTGCAGTACTATGTAGGACCAACAAGGAAGGTGCAGAAGGGCAAGGTGGAGGAGACTCATGGTGTACAGCCCGCCCAGAGGACAGTTCAGGAGAGCACAGTAGTGCTGAAGCTCAAGCGGGCCCTGCACAAGCCCCAGGCCTTCCCCTCCCTCCAGCACCTCACACGCCTCACCATCAACCGCAGCACAGGCTGTCCGGACCAGCTGCCACTGCCACGCCCACTGGTGCGCTACCTGCAGGACTACCCCTTCCATGTATGA
- the cisha gene encoding cytokine-inducible SH2-containing protein isoform X1, translating into MNDSPGGSLLSPTLVLCSLLSSLVYSPRPLLSGSPTEGPVGMRTGSISSPHCLHSTPPQWDPTNDLRTIAKNFFYLDTSGWYWGAITAGQAHAALQAASEGAFLIRDSSHPLYMLTLSVRTARGPTSIRIQYSGARFLLDSSSPARPSLLSFPDVPSMVQYYVGPTRKVQKGKVEETHGVQPAQRTVQESTVVLKLKRALHKPQAFPSLQHLTRLTINRSTGCPDQLPLPRPLVRYLQDYPFHV; encoded by the exons ATGAATGATTCACCTGGTGGTTCCCTACTGTCTCCTACACTTGTCCTGTGCTCATTGTTGTCGTCTCTTGTTTACAGCCCCAGACCACTGCTGTCTGGCAGCCCCACAGAGGGCCCTGTGGGCATGCGGACAGGGAGCATCTCCTCACCTCACTGCCTTCACAGCACCCCTCCACAGTGGGACCCCACGAATGACCTGCGCACCATCGCCAAAAACTTCTTCTACCTTGATACCTCAG GCTGGTACTGGGGAGCCATCACAGCAGGTCAGGCCCATGCAGCTCTCCAGGCAGCGTCAGAGGGGGCCTTTCTGATTCGAGACAGCAGCCATCCCCTGTACATGCTGACCCTGTCTGTTAGGACTGCCCGTGGCCCCACCAGTATACGCATCCAGTACAGTGGAGCCCGGTTTCTGCTAGACTCCAGCTCGCCAGCCCGACCCAGCCTTTTGTCCTTTCCTGACGTGCCTAGCATGGTGCAGTACTATGTAGGACCAACAAGGAAGGTGCAGAAGGGCAAGGTGGAGGAGACTCATGGTGTACAGCCCGCCCAGAGGACAGTTCAGGAGAGCACAGTAGTGCTGAAGCTCAAGCGGGCCCTGCACAAGCCCCAGGCCTTCCCCTCCCTCCAGCACCTCACACGCCTCACCATCAACCGCAGCACAGGCTGTCCGGACCAGCTGCCACTGCCACGCCCACTGGTGCGCTACCTGCAGGACTACCCCTTCCATGTATGA